In the Candidatus Zixiibacteriota bacterium genome, one interval contains:
- the sucC gene encoding ADP-forming succinate--CoA ligase subunit beta, with product MKLHEYQAKEIFANAGIPVPRGKAVSSPADALKIATEIGKPVVVKAQVHVGGRGKAGGVKVARTPQEAETHARAILGMEIKGLTVRRVLVAEAVEIASEAFVGVVVDRTLRRPVLIVSAAGGMDIEEVARRSPEKIVKLPLDPLLPFQAFQARHLAFAVYDSPSVIAQTTDIITRLVGVFWDNDCSLVEINPLVVTPDERVMAVDAKINLDDNAEWRHDKWDALRDPDTESPSEREAKKSDLSYVKLDGTIGCVVNGAGLAMATMDLVKRYGAEPANFLDIGGSSNPRKVIAAMRIILRDANVKAILFNIFGGITRGDDVARGIVQAVRELKPRVPIVVRLTGTNADEAKRILEEIHLTLSDSMDAVVREAIALARKAA from the coding sequence ATGAAACTCCACGAATACCAGGCCAAAGAAATCTTCGCGAATGCGGGCATTCCGGTTCCGCGCGGCAAGGCGGTCTCCAGCCCGGCCGATGCGCTGAAGATCGCGACAGAAATCGGCAAGCCGGTGGTCGTCAAGGCGCAGGTGCACGTCGGGGGACGCGGCAAGGCGGGCGGCGTGAAGGTGGCGCGAACCCCGCAGGAAGCCGAGACACACGCCAGGGCGATTCTGGGGATGGAGATCAAGGGACTGACGGTCCGGAGGGTGCTCGTCGCCGAAGCGGTCGAAATCGCATCGGAGGCATTTGTCGGCGTCGTCGTTGATCGCACTCTGCGCCGACCGGTTCTGATCGTTTCCGCCGCGGGAGGAATGGACATCGAGGAGGTCGCGCGCCGCTCGCCGGAGAAAATCGTCAAGCTGCCGCTGGACCCATTGCTGCCGTTTCAGGCGTTTCAGGCGCGGCATCTCGCATTTGCCGTCTATGATTCTCCCTCGGTCATCGCGCAGACGACCGATATCATCACCCGTTTGGTCGGCGTGTTCTGGGATAACGACTGCTCGCTGGTGGAAATCAACCCGCTGGTGGTGACGCCCGATGAACGGGTGATGGCGGTCGATGCCAAGATCAATCTCGACGACAACGCGGAGTGGCGCCACGACAAATGGGATGCGCTGCGCGACCCGGACACCGAGTCGCCGTCGGAACGCGAAGCCAAGAAAAGCGACTTGTCGTATGTCAAACTCGACGGCACGATCGGGTGTGTCGTCAACGGCGCCGGACTGGCGATGGCGACCATGGACCTGGTCAAGCGTTACGGCGCCGAACCGGCGAATTTTCTGGATATCGGCGGCTCATCCAATCCGCGCAAAGTGATCGCGGCGATGCGCATCATCCTGCGCGACGCCAATGTCAAAGCGATTCTCTTTAACATCTTCGGGGGGATCACGCGCGGCGACGATGTCGCGCGCGGCATCGTGCAGGCCGTGCGCGAACTCAAACCGCGCGTACCGATCGTCGTCCGATTGACCGGCACCAACGCCGATGAAGCCAAACGAATCCTTGAGGAAATCCACCTGACCTTAAGCGACAGCATGGACGCTGTCGTGCGCGAGGCCATCGCTCTGGCACGCAAGGCCGCGTAA
- a CDS encoding HDIG domain-containing protein yields MNEQRPLPDWIAAILSAGKIYEVGGTVRDRLLGSTAVGQKDADYLVCKVPMPQLQRLLRRFGIVNLVGRSFGVIKFTPHDAPGMTHDLALPRRERSTGQRHTDYEVDYDSDLPVETDLLRRDFTINAIAEDCETGGIIDPANGRADIAARTLRLVFPRAFDEDPLRILRGAQFAARFGLSIDPATKDAMARAAGQIATVSMERVAEELSKLMTLAPCPSVGLKLLQEIGVVRELLPELEATVGVEQPGGYHAYDVFVHTLHTIDACAPRLRLRWAALLHDINKPQCRVVDGDKATFYGHEKRGSRTAARVLRRLRYPHDVADAVATLVDKHMFTGSVADKGLRRLIRRVGVDLIYDLLDLRRADVIAQGKGGNTLDIDELERNITSEISRKAPFGRADLAINGDDLRHELGLMPGPELGRIIDELVEAVLDDPLANDRAKLFEIARNKISRND; encoded by the coding sequence ATGAACGAACAAAGGCCATTGCCCGATTGGATTGCCGCGATCCTATCCGCCGGCAAAATCTATGAGGTTGGCGGCACGGTCCGCGACCGCCTGCTGGGATCAACTGCGGTCGGGCAGAAGGATGCGGACTACCTGGTCTGCAAAGTGCCGATGCCGCAGTTGCAACGGCTCCTGCGACGATTCGGCATCGTCAATCTGGTCGGCCGCTCGTTCGGGGTCATCAAGTTTACTCCGCACGACGCGCCCGGCATGACCCACGACCTCGCCCTGCCGCGTCGGGAACGTTCGACCGGCCAAAGGCACACCGACTACGAGGTCGACTATGATTCCGATCTGCCGGTAGAGACCGATCTCCTGCGTCGCGATTTCACGATCAACGCGATCGCCGAGGATTGCGAGACCGGCGGTATTATCGACCCCGCCAATGGCCGCGCCGATATTGCTGCGCGCACGCTGCGTCTGGTATTCCCGCGGGCGTTCGACGAGGACCCATTGCGCATTCTGCGGGGCGCGCAGTTCGCCGCGCGATTCGGCCTGAGCATCGATCCGGCAACCAAAGACGCCATGGCGCGGGCGGCGGGTCAGATTGCGACCGTGAGCATGGAACGTGTCGCCGAAGAGCTGAGCAAACTGATGACGTTGGCGCCGTGTCCCTCAGTCGGCCTGAAACTGCTGCAGGAGATCGGGGTGGTCCGCGAACTGCTGCCCGAGCTGGAAGCCACTGTCGGAGTCGAGCAGCCGGGGGGATACCACGCCTACGACGTCTTCGTGCACACGCTGCACACGATCGACGCCTGCGCGCCGCGCCTGCGGCTGCGCTGGGCCGCGCTCTTGCATGACATCAACAAGCCGCAATGCCGCGTCGTCGATGGCGACAAAGCCACATTCTACGGGCACGAAAAGCGCGGTTCGCGAACCGCCGCCCGCGTCCTCAGACGTCTGCGCTACCCGCACGACGTCGCCGACGCGGTCGCGACGCTGGTCGACAAACACATGTTCACCGGCTCCGTGGCCGACAAGGGGCTGCGTCGGCTGATCCGCCGCGTCGGGGTCGATTTGATCTATGATCTGCTGGACTTGCGGCGCGCCGATGTGATCGCGCAAGGCAAGGGTGGCAATACACTTGATATCGATGAGTTAGAGCGTAACATTACCTCGGAAATCAGTCGTAAGGCCCCGTTCGGACGCGCCGATCTGGCGATCAATGGCGATGATTTGCGACACGAACTGGGTCTGATGCCCGGCCCCGAGCTCGGCAGAATCATCGATGAACTGGTCGAGGCAGTCCTGGATGACCCCTTGGCCAATGATCGTGCGAAGCTCTTCGAGATCGCTCGTAACAAGATCAGCCGCAATGATTAG
- a CDS encoding DUF3024 domain-containing protein, whose protein sequence is MAFSDDEIAQYSAQAAGFCERKVPAHVHHQVWMGFKIEGHSITLIEYRVHWKDKTKTTQHPIAKTTFNRRSGEWKIYWMRASLKWWAYEPCPTVSSFAEFLEEVDRDDCACFFG, encoded by the coding sequence ATGGCATTCTCTGATGACGAGATCGCTCAGTACAGCGCCCAGGCCGCTGGCTTCTGCGAACGCAAGGTTCCCGCTCACGTTCATCACCAGGTCTGGATGGGTTTCAAGATTGAAGGGCACAGCATCACGTTGATCGAGTATCGTGTGCATTGGAAGGACAAAACCAAGACCACGCAACATCCCATCGCCAAGACCACGTTCAATCGGAGATCCGGTGAGTGGAAGATCTATTGGATGCGAGCGAGCTTGAAATGGTGGGCGTATGAGCCGTGCCCGACGGTCTCGTCCTTCGCGGAGTTTCTGGAGGAAGTGGATCGGGATGATTGTGCGTGTTTCTTCGGGTGA
- the arcC gene encoding carbamate kinase, giving the protein MTLTIPEPLAEGPLLGAEGPLLGVAVVALGGNAISREGEADTIANQFRHTRESLSAIIPLVRKGYNLAITHGNGPQVGNALLRIELARARAPILPLGVCVADTEGGMGYMIAQSLQNRLLREGIERPVATIVTQVVVEKDDPALLNPSKFIGQFYSEEEAKRYAAERGWSVRQDGNRGWRRVVGSPIPRRIVEGPVIRAMVADGAIVIAAGGGGIPVSVEPDGAFEGVDAVVDKDRASAVLGHEIGADTLIILTGVDRVAVNFGRPNERPIEEMTAHEARQLLHEGQFPPGSMGPKIEAAIGFLSGGGKRVLIGSIDRAGEMLDGRSGTRIVPG; this is encoded by the coding sequence ATGACCCTGACAATTCCTGAACCGCTTGCCGAAGGTCCCCTCTTGGGGGCCGAAGGTCCCCTCCTGGGGGTCGCCGTCGTAGCATTAGGCGGCAATGCCATCTCGCGCGAGGGCGAAGCGGACACGATCGCCAATCAGTTTCGTCACACGCGCGAATCGCTCTCGGCGATCATCCCCTTAGTCAGGAAGGGCTACAACCTCGCCATCACCCACGGCAACGGCCCGCAGGTCGGCAATGCCCTCTTGCGTATCGAACTCGCGCGGGCGCGCGCGCCGATTCTCCCATTGGGCGTCTGTGTCGCCGATACCGAGGGCGGCATGGGGTACATGATCGCGCAGTCGCTGCAAAATCGCCTGCTGCGCGAAGGGATCGAGCGCCCGGTGGCAACCATCGTCACGCAGGTCGTCGTCGAGAAGGACGATCCGGCGCTTTTGAATCCCTCCAAGTTCATCGGGCAATTCTATTCCGAGGAGGAAGCGAAGCGCTACGCCGCCGAACGCGGCTGGTCGGTCAGGCAGGATGGCAATCGCGGCTGGCGGCGCGTGGTCGGCTCGCCGATTCCGCGACGAATTGTCGAGGGGCCGGTCATCCGCGCGATGGTCGCAGACGGCGCCATCGTCATTGCCGCCGGCGGCGGCGGCATCCCGGTGTCTGTCGAGCCCGACGGCGCCTTTGAGGGTGTCGATGCGGTCGTGGACAAGGACCGCGCCTCGGCGGTGCTGGGACATGAAATCGGCGCCGACACGCTCATCATCCTGACCGGCGTCGACCGCGTGGCGGTCAACTTCGGCCGGCCGAATGAACGCCCCATCGAGGAGATGACCGCGCACGAAGCGCGACAGTTGCTGCACGAGGGACAATTCCCGCCCGGCAGCATGGGTCCCAAGATCGAAGCGGCCATCGGATTTCTCTCAGGCGGAGGCAAACGCGTGCTGATCGGTTCCATCGACCGCGCCGGGGAGATGCTCGACGGACGTTCCGGCACTCGAATCGTGCCGGGGTAG
- the ndk gene encoding nucleoside-diphosphate kinase, which yields MERTLMIVKPDATARHVIGEIIRRVEQSGFAVCALRMTRLTPAEARRFYAVHEGKPFLDSLCAFMSSGEIVPMVLEKYNAVSDLRLLIGATDPAKAACGTLRFDLAESLERNSVHASDSPESARTEIAFFFQD from the coding sequence TTGGAACGCACCCTGATGATCGTCAAACCCGATGCCACCGCGCGCCATGTGATCGGCGAGATCATCCGCCGAGTCGAACAGTCGGGCTTTGCCGTGTGCGCGCTGCGCATGACCCGCCTGACACCCGCCGAAGCGCGGCGATTCTATGCGGTCCACGAAGGCAAGCCGTTTCTGGATTCGTTGTGCGCGTTTATGTCATCGGGGGAGATCGTGCCGATGGTGCTGGAGAAGTATAATGCCGTCTCCGATCTGCGCCTGCTGATCGGCGCGACCGATCCCGCCAAAGCGGCGTGCGGGACCTTGCGCTTCGACCTGGCCGAGAGTCTGGAGCGCAATTCCGTCCACGCCTCCGACAGTCCCGAATCCGCCCGGACCGAAATCGCCTTTTTCTTTCAGGATTGA
- a CDS encoding rhomboid family intramembrane serine protease — MFPLKDDNPTQHPPIVTVALIVANVLVQLYQLSLGPEGAQAFVFRFGLIPYELVHGIETTPQIAFPATASVFTSMFLHAGLMHLGGNMLYLWIFGNNIEDHLGHIGFLVFYLLSGVFAVFLFVLTGPDTQVPLVGASGAVSGVLGVYMLHFPKARVLTLFFFGWFIRMAWIPAIVVLGLWFVMQLLFALSGIGASSSGGVAYMAHVGGFVFGLGAGLLFRSRFRRTRW; from the coding sequence ATGTTTCCGCTCAAAGACGACAACCCCACGCAGCATCCGCCGATTGTTACGGTCGCCTTGATCGTGGCCAACGTGCTGGTGCAGTTGTACCAACTGTCGCTGGGGCCGGAGGGCGCTCAGGCATTCGTATTCAGGTTCGGGCTGATACCTTACGAATTGGTCCACGGAATCGAGACGACGCCGCAGATTGCGTTCCCGGCGACCGCCTCCGTTTTCACCAGCATGTTTTTACACGCCGGATTGATGCACCTGGGCGGCAACATGCTCTACCTGTGGATCTTCGGGAACAACATCGAAGATCACCTCGGGCACATCGGTTTTCTCGTGTTCTATCTGTTGTCCGGCGTGTTTGCCGTGTTCCTGTTTGTGCTGACCGGACCGGATACACAAGTGCCGCTGGTCGGCGCGTCGGGGGCGGTCTCCGGGGTGTTGGGCGTCTACATGCTCCACTTCCCGAAGGCGCGCGTCCTGACGTTGTTCTTTTTCGGCTGGTTCATTCGTATGGCTTGGATTCCGGCCATCGTCGTGCTCGGTCTATGGTTTGTCATGCAACTGTTGTTTGCCCTGTCGGGGATCGGCGCGTCATCGAGCGGGGGCGTGGCCTACATGGCGCATGTGGGGGGTTTTGTGTTTGGGTTGGGCGCGGGATTGCTATTTCGTTCTCGCTTTCGACGGACCAGATGGTAA
- a CDS encoding peptidylprolyl isomerase, which produces MKSMRTQTKPVLWIIIVAFVGTIIFAWGMDFTMRPGERGVIGKVDGYEIKADEFSFVFQNALAQRQSQGADITDEQSRQIQDEVFQQIVQTRLIQNVIEDRGFEVTGKELAEFLRRFPPSEVQQAEIFQTEGRFDYNKYMQAYQNPDPQLWLQVEALVRPRLLQQKVIEYVTAAALVDDTDVRELYNAATEKVAVRYVNAASGDFRDSVAAPTDAEVGQYYDAHPDEFRHDQRARLQYVEFSKMPSDDDTALVLHEAEELARRAGSGEHFGDLAATYSDEQTANGALGWFRRGAMVKSFEDAAFALDSGQISQPVLSQFGFHVIKSEGRRGEGDDAEVNASHILLRVEVSPGTLSDQRLRAQQFADDARRIGMDSAAVQNGFIVRQSSFFGPKDRIVGIGNEPGINAYAFESELGAVSDVMETATAYIVVRTSVREPAGITPLEEVRARIVATLRGTAQQERAMAALQPVRRAIVDGMTMHQAAAQFGVRVDSTTPFGRLDAISAIGSDPVFSGVAFSLKSPADLSPIIKFRRGAAILQLIDRQLPDPQLYVEKRDSLMDATLSGRQQIVFNGWLTKLRDNSDVKDFRYQVPDLY; this is translated from the coding sequence ATGAAGAGCATGCGAACGCAGACAAAGCCGGTGTTGTGGATCATCATCGTCGCCTTCGTCGGCACCATCATCTTCGCCTGGGGGATGGATTTTACCATGCGTCCCGGCGAACGGGGCGTCATCGGGAAGGTCGATGGTTACGAGATCAAGGCCGACGAGTTTTCGTTCGTCTTTCAGAATGCGCTGGCACAGCGTCAAAGCCAGGGAGCGGACATCACCGATGAACAGTCCCGGCAGATACAGGACGAGGTGTTCCAGCAAATCGTCCAGACGCGCCTGATACAAAACGTCATCGAGGACCGCGGCTTCGAGGTGACCGGCAAGGAACTGGCGGAATTTTTGCGCCGCTTCCCGCCGTCCGAGGTCCAGCAGGCGGAGATTTTCCAGACCGAGGGCCGTTTCGACTACAACAAGTACATGCAGGCCTACCAGAACCCCGACCCCCAGTTGTGGCTTCAGGTCGAGGCGCTGGTGCGTCCGCGCCTCCTGCAGCAAAAAGTAATCGAGTATGTCACGGCGGCGGCGCTGGTCGACGACACCGACGTGCGCGAGTTGTACAACGCCGCGACCGAGAAGGTCGCGGTGCGCTATGTGAACGCGGCCAGCGGCGACTTTCGCGATTCGGTCGCCGCGCCCACCGATGCCGAGGTCGGGCAGTACTACGACGCGCACCCGGATGAATTCCGCCACGACCAGCGCGCCCGTTTGCAATATGTCGAGTTTTCGAAAATGCCGTCCGACGATGACACGGCGCTGGTCTTGCACGAAGCCGAAGAATTGGCGCGGCGCGCCGGCAGCGGCGAACACTTCGGCGATCTGGCGGCGACCTACAGCGACGAGCAGACCGCCAACGGCGCGCTGGGCTGGTTCCGGCGCGGCGCCATGGTCAAATCGTTTGAAGACGCGGCCTTCGCGCTGGACTCCGGTCAAATCTCCCAGCCGGTGTTAAGCCAGTTCGGATTCCATGTGATCAAGTCCGAGGGCCGGCGCGGCGAGGGCGACGACGCCGAGGTCAATGCATCTCACATCCTGCTGCGGGTGGAAGTCTCGCCGGGGACATTATCCGATCAGCGGTTGCGCGCGCAGCAGTTTGCCGATGACGCGCGACGGATCGGAATGGACTCCGCGGCTGTCCAAAACGGATTCATTGTGCGCCAGAGCAGCTTTTTTGGACCGAAAGATCGAATCGTCGGCATTGGAAACGAGCCGGGCATCAACGCGTATGCCTTCGAATCCGAGCTCGGCGCCGTCTCCGATGTCATGGAAACGGCCACGGCGTACATCGTAGTGCGCACGTCGGTGCGCGAGCCGGCCGGCATCACGCCATTGGAGGAAGTGCGCGCGCGCATCGTGGCGACCCTGCGCGGCACCGCCCAGCAGGAGCGGGCGATGGCGGCGCTGCAGCCGGTGCGCCGGGCGATCGTCGACGGGATGACCATGCATCAGGCGGCCGCGCAGTTCGGCGTGCGTGTCGACAGCACGACCCCGTTCGGACGGCTCGATGCGATTTCCGCCATCGGCAGCGATCCGGTGTTTTCCGGCGTGGCCTTCTCATTGAAGTCCCCGGCCGATCTCTCACCGATCATCAAGTTCCGGCGCGGCGCGGCGATCCTGCAGTTGATCGACCGGCAACTCCCCGATCCGCAATTGTACGTCGAGAAGCGCGATTCGCTGATGGATGCGACCCTGTCGGGTCGACAGCAGATCGTGTTTAACGGCTGGCTGACCAAACTGCGCGACAATTCCGACGTGAAAGACTTCCGCTATCAGGTCCCGGATTTGTATTAA
- a CDS encoding M23 family metallopeptidase, with protein sequence MGRQRAGTIVFSLLIGLSGDFSPAAGEPYLWPLEDYTNVSGAFCDWRSRHYHGGIDVSVDGAIGIPVRAPMSGWVMRVSTSYWGFGKAVYLQMEDGRIAVFGHLSEFMPSVERYVEEEQYAARRYTQNLFPQPGEFPVRQGEIIGRTGQTGSGPPHLHFEIRTGDNKPLNPLVYGFEAMDKIAPSIAAVTVVPKPPLDPGIAPVLVAGGTHPVTREFTAAKQSRTNDHEIIVTGAVGIAALVSDHISASRWVTSPYRVRLFANGTIVTELAYDSINYDHTRQIDLERRFDGRAGFQPRPVNLFRTSGNTLWHYTRIDNDGWLVPGETLNPGRNAIRVEAIDAAGHETRRDITLTLIADTARVAPLPSRQLTIDVLPNGGFLELKAIGLSAPVCYLDRNARFALAGIAQRDGVIFSLSAVAAAETLWVPAIDDTTQLTARPLDWSPVIAGQHCDIESSDGLVHVVFGPDALYSSAYMKLQFVRPNAGRRQEGPPAYELLPEDVPLANAATLSMHRSLELDAPWGSLAVYRYRGSARGWSFEGCDPNTAAREIRAPIQLPGIFALLSDTVSPTIAHVTPGRGSRSRDTRPLIGFELDDDRSGIGSDQDVTLTIDDRWVPVEYDPDTHEAKARPRWELSRGEHRVVITARDRMGNSSEFLRILTIVP encoded by the coding sequence GTGGGGCGGCAGCGCGCAGGGACAATCGTCTTTTCTCTTTTGATCGGCCTCAGTGGGGACTTTTCACCGGCGGCCGGCGAACCCTATCTGTGGCCCCTGGAAGACTACACGAACGTCAGCGGCGCATTCTGCGATTGGCGGTCGCGCCACTATCACGGCGGCATCGATGTCTCCGTCGATGGGGCAATCGGCATTCCCGTCCGCGCCCCGATGTCCGGCTGGGTGATGCGCGTCTCGACTTCGTACTGGGGCTTCGGGAAGGCGGTGTATCTGCAAATGGAGGATGGGCGCATCGCGGTGTTCGGGCATTTGTCGGAATTCATGCCCTCCGTCGAACGATACGTCGAAGAGGAGCAGTATGCCGCCCGCCGCTACACGCAGAATCTCTTCCCGCAGCCCGGCGAGTTTCCGGTCCGACAAGGAGAGATCATCGGCCGAACCGGACAAACCGGATCGGGGCCGCCGCATCTGCACTTTGAAATTCGCACGGGCGACAACAAGCCGCTCAATCCGCTCGTCTATGGATTTGAAGCGATGGACAAGATCGCGCCCTCCATTGCAGCCGTCACCGTGGTGCCGAAGCCGCCGTTGGATCCGGGCATCGCGCCGGTCCTGGTCGCAGGGGGCACTCACCCCGTCACGCGTGAATTCACAGCGGCGAAACAGTCGCGTACCAACGACCACGAAATCATCGTGACCGGTGCGGTCGGCATCGCCGCGCTGGTCTCCGACCACATCAGTGCGTCACGCTGGGTGACATCGCCGTACCGTGTGCGTCTGTTTGCGAACGGCACGATCGTCACCGAACTCGCCTACGACTCGATCAACTACGACCACACGCGGCAAATCGACCTGGAACGGCGTTTCGACGGCAGGGCCGGATTCCAGCCGCGCCCGGTCAATCTCTTCCGCACCTCCGGTAACACGCTCTGGCATTACACCCGGATCGACAACGACGGGTGGCTGGTTCCGGGGGAGACGCTGAATCCGGGCCGCAACGCGATCCGTGTCGAAGCGATCGATGCCGCTGGGCATGAAACGCGCAGAGACATCACGCTCACCCTGATCGCGGATACCGCGCGCGTTGCGCCGCTGCCGTCGCGGCAACTCACAATCGATGTACTCCCCAACGGCGGTTTCTTGGAATTGAAAGCGATCGGGCTGTCGGCGCCCGTCTGTTACCTCGATCGCAACGCACGATTCGCGCTGGCCGGCATCGCACAGCGCGACGGCGTCATCTTCTCATTGTCCGCTGTTGCCGCCGCGGAGACGCTGTGGGTACCCGCCATCGACGACACCACGCAATTGACAGCCCGGCCGCTGGACTGGAGTCCGGTGATTGCCGGTCAGCACTGCGACATCGAAAGTTCCGACGGCCTTGTGCATGTCGTATTCGGCCCGGATGCGTTGTATTCATCGGCGTACATGAAGCTTCAATTCGTCCGGCCGAATGCCGGTCGACGACAAGAAGGTCCGCCTGCCTACGAACTGCTGCCCGAGGATGTCCCCCTGGCCAATGCCGCGACGCTGTCGATGCATCGCTCGCTGGAGCTGGACGCGCCGTGGGGTTCGCTGGCCGTGTATCGTTACCGTGGATCGGCGCGCGGCTGGTCGTTTGAAGGGTGCGATCCGAACACGGCCGCACGGGAGATTCGCGCGCCGATCCAGTTGCCGGGCATCTTTGCGCTCTTAAGCGACACGGTCTCGCCCACGATCGCCCATGTCACTCCCGGACGCGGTTCGCGCAGCCGCGACACCCGCCCGCTGATCGGTTTCGAACTCGACGACGATCGTTCCGGGATCGGGTCGGATCAGGATGTCACGCTGACCATCGACGATCGATGGGTCCCGGTCGAATACGATCCCGACACCCACGAGGCAAAGGCGCGACCCCGGTGGGAGCTCTCGCGCGGCGAGCACCGGGTCGTCATCACGGCACGCGACCGCATGGGGAACTCCAGCGAGTTTCTGCGTATACTGACGATTGTCCCTTGA
- a CDS encoding Rne/Rng family ribonuclease — MTETEKPKPRQTRPGRGRAPRPFRSRQWSPPADLPPVKKEIIVNAGEAETRIAIHEDGKLVELWYERPEETKLAGSVYKGTVTSVFPGMQAAFVEIGEARTAFLHASDIGRLDDDEYESALDDEAAEGRRELVKRERYGKIENVVKKDQVLLVQVIKEPLGDKGARLTTNVSLPGRFVVLVPDDTHVRVSKRISNWAERRRLRTVLDPLRPKGCGLIARTEAEGGSEKEFKEDIKSLVKAWNTVRKQADKSKPPICLYRELDITGSLMRDTFTEEVERLIVDDKTLYKEIISYIRKIAPELKDRIELYQGDVPIFDLYNVEPEIEKMMERKVWFKRGSFLVIDQTEAMVTIDVNTGRYVGKKSQEDTILRANLQAADEVARQVRLRDIGGLIVVDFIDMMHHDNRRRVYEAFRLAFARDRAKNSIAPISEFGLIEMTRQRIRPSILMALTDPCPTCAGTGRVLSPESVAAKLERWFMRAKVAMDVRRYRLVVHPDIAAHMQEDREDRIKRLRKISRSTINLETDQLLAPDAYRIYSLEDGLELTDAFLPRQDH, encoded by the coding sequence GTGACTGAGACAGAAAAACCCAAACCCCGGCAGACGCGCCCGGGACGCGGCCGCGCACCACGGCCGTTTCGCTCGCGCCAGTGGAGTCCGCCCGCCGACCTGCCGCCGGTCAAAAAAGAAATCATCGTCAATGCCGGCGAGGCGGAGACACGCATCGCCATCCACGAAGACGGCAAGCTCGTCGAGCTGTGGTACGAGCGACCGGAAGAAACCAAACTGGCGGGGAGCGTTTACAAGGGAACGGTCACATCGGTGTTCCCCGGCATGCAGGCCGCCTTTGTGGAGATCGGCGAGGCCCGGACCGCGTTTTTGCATGCCAGCGACATCGGCCGGCTCGACGACGACGAGTACGAAAGCGCCCTTGACGACGAGGCCGCCGAAGGGCGCCGCGAACTGGTCAAACGCGAGCGGTACGGGAAAATCGAAAACGTCGTCAAGAAAGATCAAGTCCTGCTCGTGCAGGTCATCAAGGAACCGTTGGGTGACAAGGGCGCGCGGCTGACGACGAATGTCTCGCTGCCCGGCCGCTTCGTCGTCCTGGTGCCCGATGACACGCACGTCCGCGTATCGAAGCGCATCTCCAATTGGGCCGAACGACGCCGTTTGCGAACCGTGCTCGATCCGTTACGCCCCAAGGGCTGCGGACTGATCGCCCGAACCGAAGCCGAAGGCGGCAGCGAAAAGGAATTCAAGGAAGACATCAAGTCGCTGGTGAAAGCGTGGAACACCGTCCGCAAGCAGGCCGACAAGAGCAAGCCGCCGATCTGCCTGTATCGCGAGCTGGACATTACCGGCTCCCTGATGCGCGACACCTTCACCGAGGAAGTCGAGCGCCTGATCGTCGATGACAAGACGCTCTACAAGGAAATCATCTCGTACATCCGCAAGATCGCGCCGGAGTTGAAAGACCGCATCGAGCTGTACCAGGGCGACGTGCCGATCTTCGATCTCTACAACGTGGAGCCGGAGATCGAGAAGATGATGGAGCGCAAGGTCTGGTTCAAACGCGGCTCGTTCCTCGTGATCGACCAGACCGAGGCGATGGTGACCATCGACGTCAACACCGGGCGCTACGTGGGCAAAAAGTCGCAGGAGGACACGATTCTGCGGGCCAATTTGCAGGCGGCCGACGAAGTGGCGCGCCAGGTGCGTCTGCGCGATATCGGCGGGCTGATCGTCGTCGACTTCATCGACATGATGCATCACGACAACCGGCGCCGCGTCTACGAAGCGTTTCGTCTGGCGTTCGCGCGCGACCGCGCCAAAAACTCGATCGCGCCGATCTCGGAATTCGGCTTGATCGAGATGACCCGCCAGCGCATCCGCCCCTCCATCCTGATGGCGTTGACCGATCCCTGCCCGACCTGCGCGGGGACCGGCCGCGTGTTGTCGCCCGAATCGGTCGCCGCCAAGCTCGAGCGCTGGTTTATGCGCGCCAAAGTCGCGATGGATGTCCGACGCTACCGGCTGGTCGTGCATCCGGACATCGCCGCGCACATGCAGGAGGACCGCGAGGATCGGATCAAACGGTTGCGCAAGATCAGCCGCAGCACGATCAATCTCGAAACCGATCAATTGCTCGCGCCCGATGCCTATCGCATCTACTCGCTCGAAGACGGTCTGGAATTGACCGATGCGTTTCTGCCGCGTCAGGATCATTGA